A single genomic interval of uncultured Desulfobacter sp. harbors:
- a CDS encoding TrmH family RNA methyltransferase, which produces MGSYKARMIIKEAKEEARRRFRRHRNKNRLATPGIHKCIIVLDGLKPTFNIGKIFRSAEAFGCHEIHLIGTDFFDPAPAMGAFKYVPAKFHNRFISCYAELLERGYTPFILEPGRGNPVMDLDLPEKSAFVFGHEEFGISFEPDLFPEVKRLTIPQYGRSQSLNVSVAASIILYEYTRQVACRNLETQAPHLCKERI; this is translated from the coding sequence ATGGGCTCCTATAAAGCAAGAATGATAATCAAGGAGGCAAAGGAAGAGGCAAGGCGCCGATTTCGCCGCCACCGAAATAAAAATCGGCTGGCCACACCGGGTATCCATAAATGCATCATTGTTCTGGACGGTCTGAAGCCCACCTTTAACATCGGCAAAATATTCAGAAGCGCAGAAGCCTTTGGCTGCCATGAGATTCATCTTATCGGCACGGATTTCTTTGACCCGGCACCTGCCATGGGGGCATTCAAATATGTGCCGGCAAAATTCCACAACAGATTCATCTCCTGTTACGCCGAACTTCTTGAACGGGGATATACCCCCTTTATCCTTGAACCGGGCCGGGGAAATCCGGTGATGGATCTGGACCTGCCTGAAAAAAGCGCTTTTGTGTTTGGCCATGAGGAGTTCGGTATCAGCTTTGAACCGGACTTGTTCCCGGAAGTGAAGCGACTGACCATTCCCCAATACGGACGCTCCCAGAGCCTTAACGTCAGCGTGGCCGCCTCCATTATCCTGTACGAATACACCCGGCAGGTTGCCTGCCGGAATTTGGAAACCCAAGCACCCCACCTTTGTAAGGAAAGAATATGA
- a CDS encoding hotdog fold thioesterase — translation MIWKKEFTVDDMNQFKANTMMGHLDITFEEKGDDFLTASMPVDARTHQPMGILHGGASVVLAETLGSCASQMVLEEGFYSVGLEIKANHIKSISRGRVTGRTTPLHIGRTTQVWDIDIKNDKGELICASRLTMAVLKRN, via the coding sequence ATGATCTGGAAAAAAGAGTTCACTGTTGATGATATGAACCAGTTCAAGGCAAATACAATGATGGGTCATCTGGATATTACGTTTGAAGAAAAAGGGGATGACTTTTTGACCGCATCCATGCCTGTGGACGCACGCACCCATCAGCCCATGGGCATCCTCCACGGCGGTGCCTCGGTGGTCCTGGCCGAGACCCTTGGCAGTTGCGCCTCCCAGATGGTCCTTGAGGAAGGATTTTACAGTGTGGGCCTTGAAATCAAAGCCAATCACATCAAAAGTATATCCCGGGGCCGGGTCACGGGCCGAACCACACCGTTACACATAGGAAGGACCACCCAGGTATGGGACATTGACATTAAAAACGATAAAGGAGAACTGATCTGCGCATCTCGACTGACCATGGCGGTATTAAAACGCAATTAA
- the fbaA gene encoding class II fructose-bisphosphate aldolase, translating to MPIVNYQQYCRMLDNAKQNKFAYPAINTTSSETINAALLAFKEANSDGIIQVSTGGGSFASGLGVGQSYKGAIALAEFAHAMAAYYDVNIALHTDHCHPEYVDSFLMPLIEETAKRRTKGLPNLFSSHMYDGSALPMAENIAASKKIMAACVANDLILEIETGVVGGEEDGHDTSGVEKEKLYTTPEDMVLAAKELGSMGRFLLAATFGNVHGVYKPGNVVLKPTILKDGQEAVAKALGADIRLDLVFHGGSGSELKDIHAALDYGVVKMNVDTDTQYAYTRPVADHMLKNYDGVLKIEGEVGNKKVYDPRSWGKKAERGMADRIMQACRDLRSEGTSLGKNI from the coding sequence ATGCCAATCGTTAATTATCAACAATATTGCCGGATGCTGGATAACGCCAAACAAAACAAGTTTGCATACCCGGCCATTAATACCACCTCAAGCGAAACCATTAATGCCGCACTTCTGGCATTCAAGGAAGCCAACAGCGATGGAATTATCCAGGTCTCCACAGGCGGCGGCAGTTTTGCCTCCGGCCTGGGGGTGGGGCAATCCTATAAAGGCGCCATTGCCCTGGCTGAATTTGCCCATGCCATGGCTGCCTATTATGATGTTAATATTGCCCTTCATACGGATCACTGTCACCCTGAATATGTGGATTCTTTTTTAATGCCCCTGATCGAAGAGACCGCAAAGCGCCGTACCAAGGGACTGCCCAATCTGTTCAGTTCCCATATGTACGACGGCTCTGCTTTGCCCATGGCTGAAAATATTGCCGCCTCCAAAAAAATTATGGCGGCCTGTGTGGCCAATGACTTGATCCTGGAAATTGAAACCGGCGTGGTAGGCGGCGAGGAAGACGGGCATGATACGTCGGGTGTGGAAAAAGAAAAATTGTATACAACACCCGAAGACATGGTGCTGGCTGCAAAGGAACTGGGCTCCATGGGAAGGTTTCTTTTAGCCGCCACCTTTGGTAATGTGCATGGGGTGTACAAGCCGGGTAATGTGGTGCTCAAACCCACAATTTTAAAAGACGGCCAGGAGGCCGTGGCCAAAGCGCTTGGCGCTGACATCCGGCTGGATTTGGTATTTCATGGCGGATCCGGTTCTGAATTAAAGGATATCCACGCGGCCCTTGATTACGGGGTGGTTAAAATGAATGTGGATACAGACACCCAGTACGCCTATACCCGGCCCGTGGCGGACCATATGCTGAAAAATTATGATGGTGTGCTTAAAATTGAAGGGGAAGTGGGCAACAAAAAAGTGTACGATCCCCGCTCCTGGGGCAAAAAAGCTGAACGGGGCATGGCTGACCGGATCATGCAGGCCTGCCGGGACTTAAGATCCGAAGGCACGTCCCTCGGAAAAAATATTTGA
- a CDS encoding ABC transporter substrate-binding protein, which yields MKKLFLFVFALSLFVILTAQASTPKDTLVMAFNIDEIISLDPAEIFEFASAECAANAYDRLINYNVDNVSEIYPGIAERWDTSDDGLTYTFKIRKGVTFASGNKLTADDVVFSLRRVVLLDKSPAFILTQFGFTPENVKKTITKLDDYTVKIIVDQAYAPTFFLYCLTSTAGSVVDKKEVMAHEKEGDLGYGWLKTGYAGSGPYTLRTWKASEIIMLDANKNYWGDAPKLKRIIIRHIVGSASQRMLLEKGDIDMARNLTADDLKSLEKNEDIKIQKRAKGRVYYLGLNQKNKYLKIPEVRQALKYLIDYKGMEQTILSGKATRHQAFLPKGFLGALEETPFSLDIEKAKALLKKAGLENGFTITMDTRSAEPVTSMALSIQSTFAKAGIKVEIIPGDGKQTLTKYRARRHDIYIGDWGPDYMDPHTNADTFARNPDNSDDAKFKSLAWRNAWDIPEMTKKADAAVLERDTAKRARMYLDLQQEHQRISPFVIMFQDIEVVAERANVKNFILGPSFDSNFYQYTTK from the coding sequence GTGAAAAAGCTGTTCCTGTTTGTTTTTGCCCTGTCTTTATTTGTGATACTGACAGCCCAGGCGTCAACCCCGAAAGATACCCTTGTCATGGCGTTTAATATTGATGAGATTATCTCCCTGGATCCGGCTGAAATTTTTGAATTTGCCAGTGCCGAATGTGCTGCCAACGCATACGACCGCCTGATTAACTATAATGTTGACAATGTCAGTGAGATATATCCGGGCATTGCTGAACGCTGGGATACCTCAGATGACGGTTTGACTTACACATTTAAAATCAGGAAAGGTGTCACCTTTGCCTCGGGCAACAAACTGACAGCCGACGATGTCGTCTTTTCCCTTCGCCGTGTTGTCTTGCTTGACAAGTCGCCGGCCTTTATTCTAACCCAGTTTGGATTTACGCCTGAAAACGTGAAAAAAACCATCACCAAGCTGGATGATTATACGGTGAAAATCATTGTGGACCAGGCCTACGCCCCCACCTTTTTTCTCTACTGCCTGACCTCAACAGCCGGGTCTGTTGTGGATAAAAAAGAGGTAATGGCCCATGAAAAAGAGGGTGATCTTGGCTATGGCTGGCTTAAGACCGGGTATGCCGGTTCCGGGCCCTATACATTAAGAACCTGGAAGGCATCGGAAATTATAATGCTGGATGCCAATAAAAATTACTGGGGGGATGCGCCCAAATTGAAACGCATCATCATCCGCCATATTGTCGGATCTGCCAGCCAGCGCATGCTGCTCGAAAAAGGCGACATTGATATGGCAAGAAACCTGACTGCGGATGATTTGAAAAGTCTGGAAAAGAACGAAGATATAAAAATCCAAAAAAGGGCCAAAGGCAGGGTCTATTACCTGGGACTGAACCAGAAAAACAAGTATCTCAAGATACCCGAGGTGCGCCAGGCACTTAAGTATCTGATTGATTATAAAGGTATGGAACAAACCATCCTCAGTGGTAAGGCCACCCGCCATCAGGCCTTTTTGCCAAAGGGATTTTTGGGCGCACTGGAAGAAACGCCTTTTTCCCTTGATATTGAAAAGGCAAAGGCACTTTTAAAAAAAGCCGGTCTTGAAAACGGCTTCACCATCACCATGGACACAAGGAGTGCCGAACCCGTCACCTCCATGGCCCTTTCCATCCAATCCACCTTTGCCAAAGCCGGTATAAAAGTTGAAATTATTCCCGGAGACGGCAAGCAGACCCTGACCAAATACCGCGCCCGCCGGCACGACATCTATATCGGAGACTGGGGACCGGACTATATGGATCCGCACACCAATGCAGACACCTTTGCCCGGAATCCGGACAACTCGGATGACGCAAAATTCAAATCCCTGGCCTGGAGAAATGCCTGGGATATCCCGGAAATGACCAAGAAAGCGGATGCGGCGGTGCTGGAGAGAGATACGGCCAAACGCGCCCGGATGTATCTGGATCTCCAGCAGGAACACCAGCGGATATCTCCTTTTGTCATTATGTTCCAGGATATTGAAGTTGTGGCTGAAAGGGCCAATGTTAAAAATTTTATTTTGGGCCCAAGTTTTGACAGTAACTTTTATCAATACACGACCAAATAA
- a CDS encoding ABC transporter permease produces MLTRTRLIRTLKQTVRILVMVATTFLGLLLITFLIGRIVPIDPVLAVVGDKASPQVYEKARIAMGLHLPLWKQFLIYIGNVVTGDLGTSVLTANLVIDDILRVFPATFELAGTATIIGILVGIPLGVFSAVKQGSFLDHVTRVIGLFGHSLPIFWLGLMALMLFYVRLDLLPGPGRVAFFYEGIVTPVTGMLTIDSIVAGEWEIFRNAVYHLILPASLLGYYSSAYLLRMTRSFMIEQLRQEYILTARVKGVKEWRVIWGHALGNCAIPLITVIALSFGTLLEGSVLTETVFAWPGLGLYLTNSLLNADMNAVLGSTIVVGAIFLGINLFSDFLYKVVDPRAR; encoded by the coding sequence GTGCTGACAAGAACAAGACTGATCCGAACGCTGAAGCAGACGGTCCGTATACTGGTGATGGTGGCAACCACATTTTTAGGCCTTTTGCTGATCACCTTTCTCATTGGCCGGATTGTTCCCATTGATCCGGTTCTGGCCGTGGTTGGAGACAAAGCCTCCCCCCAGGTTTACGAAAAAGCCCGCATTGCCATGGGGCTGCACCTGCCCCTGTGGAAACAGTTTTTGATCTATATCGGCAATGTGGTCACAGGGGATTTGGGCACATCCGTGCTGACCGCCAATCTTGTGATTGACGATATTTTAAGGGTTTTTCCGGCTACCTTTGAACTGGCCGGCACGGCCACGATCATCGGTATTCTGGTGGGCATTCCCCTTGGCGTCTTTTCGGCGGTAAAGCAAGGCAGCTTTCTGGACCATGTCACGCGTGTCATCGGCTTGTTTGGCCACTCCCTTCCCATTTTCTGGCTTGGGCTCATGGCGTTGATGCTTTTTTATGTCCGGCTTGACCTGCTGCCGGGCCCCGGCAGGGTGGCCTTCTTTTATGAGGGCATTGTGACGCCTGTCACCGGCATGTTGACCATAGACAGTATTGTTGCCGGAGAGTGGGAGATTTTCAGAAACGCCGTGTATCATCTGATTCTTCCGGCATCCCTTCTCGGGTATTATTCCTCGGCATATCTGTTAAGAATGACCCGGTCCTTCATGATTGAGCAGCTTCGCCAGGAGTATATTCTTACTGCCCGGGTCAAAGGCGTCAAGGAATGGAGAGTGATATGGGGGCATGCCTTAGGCAATTGCGCCATCCCATTGATTACCGTTATTGCCCTTAGTTTCGGAACTCTGCTGGAAGGCTCGGTGTTAACGGAAACCGTTTTTGCCTGGCCGGGCCTGGGCCTGTATCTGACCAATTCCCTGCTCAACGCCGACATGAATGCGGTGTTAGGCAGCACCATTGTTGTGGGTGCCATATTTCTGGGGATTAACCTGTTTTCCGACTTTTTATACAAAGTGGTGGACCCAAGGGCCCGTTAA
- the nikC gene encoding nickel transporter permease, with protein MMTHQALKTGGMKEWLLADTPTSAFQAWAGRAYLGLLAFMKNRLAVLGLLIIGVLVVIAVLAPVIAPYDPVETNIGNRLQPLSFTHYFGTDEMGRDIFSRIVWGSRLTFYVIGLVAIIAAPVGILVGTGAGYFGGIIDTILMRITDIFLAFPKLILALAFVSALGPGIENAIIAISITSWPPYARIARAETITIRNCDFIKAIRLQGASALRIIVGHIMPLCLPSLIIRVTLDMAGIILTAAGLGFLGLGAQPPSPEWGAMTSSGRTYIIDHWWLITMPGTAIFIVSLAFNLLGDGLREVLDPRSDN; from the coding sequence ATGATGACACACCAAGCATTAAAAACAGGCGGCATGAAAGAATGGCTTCTGGCAGATACGCCGACCTCCGCTTTCCAGGCCTGGGCCGGCAGAGCTTATCTGGGACTTCTGGCATTTATGAAAAACCGGCTGGCGGTTCTGGGCCTGCTGATAATTGGGGTTTTAGTTGTCATTGCGGTGCTTGCCCCTGTCATTGCGCCTTATGATCCGGTGGAAACCAACATCGGCAACCGTCTTCAACCATTGTCCTTTACCCACTATTTTGGTACCGACGAGATGGGCCGTGATATTTTTTCCCGGATTGTCTGGGGTTCTCGCCTGACTTTTTACGTCATCGGTCTTGTGGCCATCATTGCTGCACCTGTGGGAATCCTTGTGGGCACGGGTGCAGGATATTTCGGCGGAATCATTGACACGATACTCATGCGCATCACAGACATTTTTCTGGCGTTTCCCAAACTTATTTTGGCCCTGGCCTTTGTTTCCGCCCTGGGCCCAGGCATTGAAAACGCCATCATTGCCATCTCCATTACCTCCTGGCCACCCTACGCCAGAATTGCCCGGGCAGAGACCATCACCATCAGAAATTGCGATTTCATAAAAGCCATCAGGCTGCAGGGCGCAAGTGCCCTAAGGATTATTGTAGGTCATATCATGCCCCTTTGCCTGCCGTCTCTGATTATCCGGGTCACCCTGGATATGGCAGGGATCATCCTCACCGCCGCAGGCCTTGGGTTTTTAGGGCTGGGTGCCCAGCCGCCCTCTCCGGAATGGGGGGCTATGACATCCAGTGGAAGAACGTATATCATCGACCACTGGTGGCTGATCACCATGCCCGGGACTGCCATTTTTATTGTCAGCCTTGCATTCAACCTTCTGGGGGACGGGCTTCGTGAAGTCCTTGATCCAAGGAGTGACAACTGA